From the Priestia koreensis genome, one window contains:
- a CDS encoding DUF6141 family protein produces MSKKANVRYREIQRPRTLLLWVPMLAVALLMWYAFIQQVFFGNKVGTNPASDGTLIILWVVFGIIFPVVFLGLLKLVTEVRDDGLYIRYVPFHGQYKVFLFSEITSYKAITYSPLKRFGGWGIRFNLQNEIAYNMSGKSGIEVQFQHHTIVIGTRHPDELKKALDAAYQEK; encoded by the coding sequence GTGAGCAAAAAAGCAAACGTACGTTACCGAGAAATTCAGCGTCCTCGAACGCTTTTGTTATGGGTACCGATGCTCGCGGTTGCCTTGTTGATGTGGTATGCCTTTATTCAGCAAGTATTCTTTGGAAATAAAGTTGGCACAAATCCCGCTTCTGATGGCACGTTGATCATTCTATGGGTTGTTTTTGGGATTATCTTTCCCGTCGTTTTTCTTGGCCTTCTGAAGTTGGTCACTGAAGTTCGTGATGATGGTCTTTATATACGATACGTCCCGTTTCACGGTCAGTATAAAGTTTTTTTGTTTTCAGAGATCACATCTTATAAAGCCATCACCTATAGTCCGTTAAAGCGATTTGGTGGGTGGGGAATTCGATTTAATCTTCAGAACGAAATAGCCTACAATATGAGTGGGAAAAGCGGAATAGAAGTACAATTTCAGCATCATACGATCGTGATCGGCACAAGGCATCCAGACGAGCTGAAAAAAGCGCTTGACGCTGCTTATCAGGAAAAGTAG
- a CDS encoding dihydrofolate reductase family protein produces the protein MSKKRNVVLFIASSLDGYIATKDESLDWLYDVEGEGDNGYSEFYSTVDTVVMGKKTYDWIMNQDFKEFPYENKACYVFTRSSTENTKNVTFINEDLTTFADKLKRQDGKNIWIVGGGELLHFFLKENLVDELIITVAPAILGKGIPLFKEGDYQLNLSLKTMRNFNQFVELHYEVQK, from the coding sequence ATGAGTAAAAAACGAAATGTGGTATTATTTATTGCTTCGAGTTTAGACGGGTATATTGCGACAAAAGATGAGTCTCTAGACTGGCTTTATGATGTCGAAGGAGAGGGAGATAACGGCTATTCAGAATTTTATAGTACCGTAGATACGGTTGTAATGGGTAAAAAAACGTACGACTGGATTATGAATCAAGACTTCAAGGAGTTCCCATACGAAAACAAAGCATGTTATGTGTTTACAAGGTCTTCTACGGAAAATACTAAGAATGTAACGTTTATAAATGAAGATCTTACTACTTTCGCCGACAAACTAAAAAGGCAAGATGGGAAAAACATATGGATTGTTGGTGGAGGAGAATTACTTCATTTCTTTCTAAAAGAAAACTTAGTGGATGAACTTATTATTACAGTTGCTCCAGCTATACTCGGAAAAGGTATTCCATTATTTAAAGAGGGAGATTATCAATTAAACCTCTCGTTAAAGACCATGAGAAACTTCAACCAATTTGTTGAGTTGCATTATGAAGTTCAAAAATAA
- a CDS encoding GNAT family N-acetyltransferase, producing MIIRPLTAEEPSPMNLLLLADPSEKIVREYLELGKCFVGEYEGEVVGVYVLLPTRPETVELVNVAVARDHQSKGFGAQLVKHAIETAKVDNYKRMEIGTGNSSIGQLALYQKCGFRITGIDRDFYLRHYDQEIFEDGIQCCDMIRLSQNL from the coding sequence ATGATTATTAGACCTTTAACAGCAGAAGAACCATCACCTATGAATTTACTTTTACTAGCTGATCCTTCTGAAAAGATCGTTCGAGAATATTTGGAGCTTGGAAAATGCTTTGTTGGGGAATACGAGGGAGAAGTAGTAGGAGTGTACGTGCTACTACCAACAAGACCTGAAACGGTTGAACTTGTGAATGTCGCCGTTGCGCGCGATCATCAAAGCAAAGGTTTTGGCGCACAGCTTGTGAAGCATGCGATTGAAACGGCAAAAGTAGATAACTATAAACGAATGGAAATTGGCACAGGAAACTCTAGTATTGGGCAGCTTGCGCTTTATCAAAAATGCGGATTCCGTATAACAGGGATTGATCGGGATTTTTATTTGCGTCATTACGACCAAGAAATTTTTGAGGATGGCATTCAGTGCTGTGACATGATTCGCTTATCGCAAAACTTGTAA
- a CDS encoding glycoside hydrolase family 68 protein → MKANSTKATPWNVLRKATAVTFTTALLVGGGLQASAAGAGHDAKDHNDSYGVSHITRYDMKKIPQQQQSDQFKVPQFDESKIKNIASAQGKDKDGNTIDLDVWDSWPLQNADGTVAEYKGYEIVFALAGDPKDADDTSVYMFYKKKGDNNIDNWKNAGRVFKDSDKFANPNDPFLKDQTQEWSGSATLTNDGKVRLFYTDYSGKNYGKQTLTTAQVNVTQPDSSTLKITGVDDHKSIFDGDGKIYQNVQQYIDEGAYDSGDNHTLRDPHYVEDNGHKYLVFEANTGTEDGYQGEESLYNRAYYGGNNPFFQSEKKSLLEGPNKAKAEKANGALGIIELNDDYSLKKVMKPLITSNTVTDEIERANIFKKDGKWYLFTDSRGAKMTIDGVDEKDVYMLGYVSNSLTGKYKPLNGTGLVLNMNLDPNDKTFTYSHFAIPQANSDNLVVTSYMTNRGFFKDHKSTFAPSFLVKLDGDKTSVVKNSILEQGQLTEDK, encoded by the coding sequence ATGAAAGCAAACTCAACGAAAGCAACACCATGGAACGTTCTAAGAAAAGCTACGGCTGTAACCTTTACAACGGCATTATTAGTAGGTGGAGGGCTTCAAGCTTCTGCTGCAGGAGCAGGACACGATGCGAAAGATCATAATGATAGCTACGGCGTTTCACATATTACGCGTTATGATATGAAAAAAATTCCTCAGCAGCAACAAAGCGATCAATTCAAAGTGCCTCAATTTGATGAGTCAAAAATTAAAAACATCGCTTCTGCACAAGGAAAAGATAAAGACGGAAATACGATTGATTTAGACGTATGGGACAGCTGGCCGCTGCAAAATGCAGACGGAACAGTGGCTGAATACAAAGGATATGAAATTGTATTCGCACTAGCGGGGGATCCAAAAGATGCGGATGATACGTCTGTTTATATGTTCTATAAGAAAAAAGGCGATAACAACATCGATAACTGGAAAAACGCAGGCCGCGTGTTCAAAGATAGCGATAAATTCGCAAACCCAAATGATCCATTTTTAAAAGATCAAACGCAAGAATGGTCTGGTTCGGCAACGCTAACGAATGACGGAAAAGTGCGTTTATTCTACACGGACTATTCTGGTAAAAACTACGGGAAACAAACGCTCACAACAGCACAAGTAAACGTAACACAGCCTGATAGCAGCACGCTAAAAATTACGGGTGTTGATGATCATAAATCAATCTTTGACGGTGACGGAAAGATCTATCAAAACGTCCAGCAGTACATTGATGAAGGCGCGTATGATTCTGGTGATAACCACACCCTACGTGACCCTCACTATGTAGAAGATAACGGCCACAAATACCTTGTATTCGAAGCAAATACTGGAACGGAAGACGGGTACCAAGGAGAAGAATCTCTGTACAACCGTGCGTATTACGGTGGAAATAATCCATTCTTCCAATCAGAGAAGAAGAGCCTATTAGAAGGTCCTAACAAGGCAAAAGCGGAAAAAGCAAACGGTGCACTAGGAATTATCGAGCTTAATGATGATTACTCGTTGAAAAAAGTCATGAAGCCGCTTATTACATCAAATACGGTGACAGATGAAATTGAACGTGCAAACATCTTCAAAAAAGACGGAAAATGGTATTTATTCACGGATTCTCGTGGAGCAAAAATGACCATTGACGGCGTTGATGAAAAAGACGTATATATGCTTGGGTATGTATCAAATTCATTAACTGGTAAGTATAAGCCGTTAAACGGAACAGGTCTTGTATTAAACATGAACCTAGATCCAAACGACAAAACGTTCACATACTCACACTTTGCGATTCCACAAGCAAATAGTGACAACTTAGTAGTAACAAGCTACATGACAAACCGTGGGTTCTTTAAAGACCACAAATCAACATTCGCACCAAGTTTCTTAGTGAAGCTTGACGGTGACAAAACGTCTGTTGTGAAAAACAGCATTCTTGAACAAGGTCAGTTAACGGAAGATAAGTAA
- a CDS encoding VOC family protein, with translation MIKGIYEAHLPVKDLTRSMAFYEKLGLKFAWRDDETAFFWIEEGKSWLGLWEGEEHKIPYHPSLQHIAFQVDYEDMKNSLNWLESLDIEAVPFGSRTSVEPFVRPHQGNASIYFKDPDGNSLELMSFVDVPEKWKRVSDKKSIEEWDEIIKNK, from the coding sequence ATGATTAAAGGAATATACGAAGCGCATTTACCGGTAAAGGATTTAACGAGATCGATGGCATTTTATGAAAAGCTCGGACTAAAATTTGCTTGGAGAGATGATGAGACTGCCTTCTTCTGGATTGAAGAAGGCAAGAGCTGGTTAGGATTATGGGAGGGAGAAGAACATAAAATTCCGTACCACCCATCACTACAGCACATCGCATTTCAAGTCGATTATGAAGATATGAAAAACTCACTAAACTGGCTAGAAAGCCTTGATATTGAAGCCGTTCCTTTTGGAAGCAGAACGTCTGTTGAACCATTTGTACGCCCTCATCAAGGAAATGCGTCCATCTACTTTAAAGACCCAGATGGAAACAGCTTAGAGCTCATGAGCTTTGTGGATGTGCCGGAGAAATGGAAACGTGTATCCGATAAAAAATCCATTGAAGAATGGGACGAAATCATAAAAAACAAATAG
- a CDS encoding arsenic resistance protein translates to MITSRERLENNQIWVYGVALIIGAIMGLSSKPFGESLHWTISPLIAILMYGMFAQIPFLKLREAMSNVKFIAALLIGNFLLVPIIVWVLTSIFSQTPPVLVGVCLVLLTPCIDYVIVFTQLGKGNEKLMLASTPILFVVQMLLLPVYLWLFIGEKMVGIVQVAPFVEAFLVLIVAPLAVAVLTQLWVKKAAAGNKVLDFTAWLPVPFMALVLIAVVASQIHKVYSDFYIIVHVIPIYVLFLVIMPFLSRLLVRIFKLDVGAGRALIFSTATRNSLVVLPLALALPDKWSTIAGAVIVTQTIVELVGELVYIGIVPRFVMKDNDQMK, encoded by the coding sequence ATGATTACATCTAGAGAGCGCTTAGAGAATAATCAAATTTGGGTTTACGGTGTTGCACTAATTATTGGAGCCATTATGGGACTCTCCAGCAAGCCATTCGGTGAAAGCCTGCATTGGACGATTTCACCGCTCATTGCCATTTTAATGTACGGCATGTTTGCGCAAATACCGTTTTTAAAACTGCGTGAGGCAATGTCAAACGTAAAATTTATTGCGGCTTTGCTCATTGGAAACTTCCTACTCGTTCCAATTATCGTGTGGGTGTTAACGAGTATTTTTTCGCAAACTCCGCCTGTTTTAGTAGGCGTATGCCTCGTGCTACTCACTCCATGTATTGACTACGTCATCGTCTTTACTCAGCTTGGAAAAGGAAATGAGAAATTAATGCTTGCCTCAACGCCTATTTTATTTGTTGTTCAAATGCTTTTATTGCCCGTTTATTTATGGTTGTTTATTGGCGAGAAAATGGTCGGAATTGTGCAAGTAGCACCTTTTGTCGAAGCGTTTCTCGTTTTAATCGTAGCACCGCTCGCCGTAGCCGTTCTCACACAGCTATGGGTGAAAAAGGCAGCCGCAGGAAACAAGGTTTTAGACTTTACTGCATGGCTCCCGGTACCATTTATGGCACTTGTATTAATCGCCGTTGTGGCTTCACAAATTCATAAAGTATACAGCGATTTTTACATCATCGTCCACGTCATACCCATTTATGTTTTGTTTTTAGTGATCATGCCTTTTTTATCGCGGCTTCTTGTACGGATATTCAAATTAGACGTAGGTGCAGGTCGAGCATTAATTTTTAGTACCGCAACGAGAAACTCACTTGTTGTACTACCGCTCGCACTAGCACTACCAGACAAATGGTCGACAATAGCTGGAGCAGTCATCGTGACGCAAACGATCGTCGAGCTTGTCGGTGAACTCGTCTACATTGGGATTGTTCCAAGATTTGTGATGAAAGATAACGATCAGATGAAATGA
- a CDS encoding glycoside hydrolase family 32 protein: MTKKVLLTLLIIVAIIAVVAIFIANKGEKSHSKPADHPKQIKEETSSSFRPNYHFSTPKEWKNDPQKPIYFDGKYHYYYLYNGDYSKKGGGTEWRHATSEDLVTWKDEGVAIPKFTNDNGDIWSGSVVEDKENTAGFGKGAIIALVTQPSADGGKQEQYLWYSTDRGKTFKAYEKPVLPNPGVEDFRDPKVVWDDQHNKWVMLMSEGAKIGFYESDNLKDWTYTGGFQTNDIGITECPDLFRMRGDDGTEKWVLGASANGKESGQPNTYAYWTGDFDGKEFTPDNDEPKWLDHGLDWYGGVTFDDGEQDDKLEKRYALAWMNNWDYPDNTPTVKEGFNGVDSIVRELRLKKQDDQYVIASSPIEKLQDFVSSKNDIGDVKVDGSKTLDVKGDSYQIQADVSFEEAKNIGLRLRESDDQKRHLDVGVSTEGNYSYVNRGQTAQPDDEKKYVESQAPFPEGKKDVHLNIFVDKTSVEVFVDDGKIVHSQEVFPPLNDQNITLFSDGGAATFKNVTIHHFKNVNDEKTGKGE; encoded by the coding sequence ATGACGAAGAAAGTGCTGCTTACCCTCCTCATCATAGTCGCGATCATCGCGGTCGTAGCGATTTTCATCGCGAATAAGGGAGAAAAATCACACTCTAAACCAGCAGATCACCCGAAACAGATTAAAGAGGAAACATCATCAAGCTTTCGACCAAACTATCATTTCAGTACGCCGAAAGAATGGAAGAATGATCCGCAAAAGCCGATTTATTTTGACGGTAAATATCATTATTACTATTTATATAATGGCGATTACTCGAAAAAGGGTGGAGGAACGGAATGGCGACACGCTACATCTGAAGATTTAGTAACGTGGAAAGATGAAGGCGTGGCGATTCCGAAGTTCACGAATGATAACGGTGATATTTGGTCAGGTTCGGTTGTTGAAGATAAAGAAAATACGGCTGGATTCGGTAAAGGTGCGATTATCGCGCTTGTTACGCAACCGTCAGCAGACGGCGGAAAGCAGGAGCAATACTTATGGTACAGCACAGACCGCGGAAAGACATTTAAAGCCTATGAGAAGCCTGTGCTTCCGAACCCAGGCGTTGAGGACTTCCGTGATCCGAAGGTTGTCTGGGACGACCAGCATAATAAATGGGTGATGCTCATGTCAGAAGGAGCCAAAATTGGCTTTTATGAGTCCGACAACTTAAAAGACTGGACATATACAGGTGGATTCCAAACGAACGATATTGGGATTACAGAATGTCCGGATCTGTTCCGCATGCGCGGTGATGATGGTACGGAAAAATGGGTACTCGGTGCGAGTGCGAACGGAAAGGAATCCGGTCAGCCAAATACGTACGCTTACTGGACAGGAGATTTCGATGGGAAGGAATTTACGCCTGATAACGATGAGCCGAAATGGCTTGATCATGGTCTTGACTGGTATGGCGGGGTCACATTTGATGACGGTGAGCAAGACGATAAGCTTGAGAAACGCTATGCCCTTGCGTGGATGAATAACTGGGACTACCCAGATAACACGCCAACGGTAAAAGAAGGCTTTAACGGCGTTGATTCCATTGTTCGGGAACTTCGTCTTAAAAAGCAGGATGACCAATACGTTATCGCATCGAGTCCGATTGAAAAGCTACAGGATTTTGTGTCATCGAAAAATGACATAGGAGATGTAAAAGTAGACGGCTCCAAAACGCTTGATGTGAAAGGCGATTCCTATCAAATTCAAGCGGATGTTTCATTTGAAGAGGCGAAAAACATTGGACTGCGCCTACGAGAATCAGATGATCAAAAACGTCACCTGGATGTGGGCGTTTCAACGGAAGGGAACTATTCCTACGTGAACCGTGGTCAAACCGCTCAGCCTGATGATGAGAAAAAGTATGTAGAAAGTCAGGCTCCATTCCCAGAAGGTAAAAAAGACGTTCATCTCAACATCTTTGTCGATAAAACGAGCGTCGAAGTGTTTGTCGATGACGGTAAGATCGTTCATTCACAGGAAGTATTTCCACCTCTAAACGATCAAAACATTACCTTATTTTCAGACGGTGGTGCAGCAACGTTTAAAAACGTAACCATTCATCATTTTAAAAACGTAAATGACGAAAAGACAGGGAAAGGTGAGTGA
- a CDS encoding immunity protein Imm33 domain-containing protein, with protein sequence MNWFLDNAREANKKAPYTFYIPSEEVIRQLSVGDLVKLIFVTKEPSEDGMRAERMWVEITSIEGTHFIGRLDNEPYHLDIAPNTVITFNREHICSTEHDDPANEKWDFYFDTLVTVSKDVLDRREVNFMLRDEPHEEGDSGWSLLSGYEDDDYLADHNNFQIVSLGVVLNMDDTILDFFHDPPLCAYERDEQGNFYKIKDYDWDQYLNN encoded by the coding sequence ATGAACTGGTTTTTAGACAATGCACGAGAAGCAAACAAAAAAGCACCGTATACCTTTTACATTCCGAGTGAAGAGGTAATTCGTCAGCTCAGCGTAGGAGATCTTGTGAAATTAATTTTCGTTACCAAAGAACCAAGTGAAGATGGGATGCGAGCAGAACGGATGTGGGTTGAAATTACATCAATCGAAGGAACCCATTTTATTGGTAGGCTTGATAACGAACCGTATCATTTAGACATCGCACCGAATACTGTCATTACGTTTAATCGAGAGCATATTTGCAGCACAGAGCACGATGACCCCGCAAATGAAAAATGGGACTTTTATTTTGATACGCTTGTCACGGTAAGTAAAGACGTACTAGATCGAAGAGAAGTAAACTTTATGCTTCGCGATGAGCCTCACGAAGAAGGGGATTCAGGATGGTCTCTTTTAAGCGGCTATGAGGATGATGATTACCTAGCTGACCACAACAATTTCCAAATCGTCTCACTCGGGGTTGTACTCAATATGGATGATACCATATTGGATTTTTTTCATGATCCGCCGCTTTGCGCCTATGAACGGGATGAGCAAGGCAACTTTTATAAAATAAAGGACTATGATTGGGATCAGTACTTAAATAACTAG
- a CDS encoding NUDIX hydrolase, translating to MRRDRAGVIIRENERILLIKRVKNHELYYVFPGGGIEQGETPQEAAKREAYEELGVHVEVSDCLIYTSNGSVQYYFVSCILGGELGTGSGAEFSEPKRGTYEFVWKTMRELVEIDVRPVEMVGKLVSYSRQE from the coding sequence ATGAGGCGAGACAGAGCCGGCGTAATCATCCGAGAAAATGAAAGAATTCTTCTCATAAAACGGGTGAAGAATCATGAGCTGTATTACGTTTTTCCAGGCGGGGGAATTGAACAAGGCGAAACTCCCCAAGAAGCAGCGAAAAGAGAAGCGTATGAAGAGCTTGGTGTTCACGTTGAAGTAAGTGATTGCCTTATCTACACAAGTAATGGTAGTGTGCAGTATTATTTTGTTAGTTGCATACTAGGAGGAGAACTTGGGACGGGTAGTGGAGCCGAATTTAGCGAACCGAAACGCGGTACATATGAATTCGTTTGGAAGACGATGAGGGAGCTGGTGGAGATCGACGTTCGACCAGTAGAAATGGTGGGGAAGTTGGTTTCTTATAGTAGGCAAGAGTAA
- a CDS encoding DNA topology modulation protein, with product MKRIMLIGSGGSGKSTLARELGEKLNIPVYHLDALFWKPNWVGVEKDEQQKVQESLVQKSAWIIDGNYSGTMDIRLEAADTIIFLDIPRTVCTYRALKRMITYRNRRRPDMGEGCEERFDIGFLKWVWSYPKEKRPGILKKLQQLQHKQIIQLRSPKQVKTFLETM from the coding sequence ATGAAGCGAATTATGTTAATTGGATCAGGTGGTTCAGGAAAGTCTACGCTCGCAAGGGAGCTTGGAGAAAAATTAAACATTCCCGTTTATCATCTCGATGCGCTCTTTTGGAAGCCGAATTGGGTTGGAGTGGAGAAGGACGAGCAGCAAAAAGTGCAGGAATCATTAGTGCAAAAGTCAGCATGGATTATTGATGGAAATTATAGCGGAACGATGGACATTCGCCTTGAGGCTGCGGATACAATTATTTTCCTAGACATTCCGCGCACGGTTTGTACATATCGTGCGCTAAAACGAATGATTACCTATCGTAACCGAAGGAGACCTGATATGGGTGAAGGGTGCGAAGAACGCTTTGATATAGGATTTTTAAAATGGGTATGGTCGTATCCAAAAGAAAAACGTCCCGGTATTTTGAAGAAGCTTCAGCAACTTCAGCACAAGCAGATCATCCAGTTACGATCTCCAAAACAGGTGAAAACATTTTTAGAAACGATGTAG
- a CDS encoding DUF3916 domain-containing protein, with product MREKKMRGINRKTTILLERIKAYTETFPTDFYHGYWHLHLPASQAFIDSPQTPEKAKRACIQALVDQAEHLVRLKPSKNYRVVALITSPELWGSQIIVFKGDDYFTRFFDRNSDDQKWVPLPKSRNLQTEKNLLIPSYFNVSGVTEMIIDEDGTEENEIWFVGELK from the coding sequence ATGAGAGAAAAGAAAATGCGGGGCATAAACCGCAAAACAACTATACTGCTAGAGAGAATTAAGGCGTATACAGAGACATTTCCGACAGATTTTTATCATGGGTATTGGCACTTACACCTTCCTGCTTCACAAGCATTTATTGATTCTCCCCAAACACCCGAAAAAGCAAAGAGAGCGTGCATACAAGCGCTAGTAGATCAAGCAGAGCACTTAGTTCGACTAAAGCCATCAAAGAATTACCGAGTGGTGGCACTGATTACAAGCCCTGAATTATGGGGTTCGCAAATCATTGTTTTTAAAGGTGATGATTATTTTACGCGATTTTTTGACCGAAACAGCGACGATCAGAAATGGGTGCCTCTACCTAAAAGCCGAAACCTTCAAACAGAGAAAAACCTACTCATCCCGAGCTATTTCAATGTATCCGGTGTAACGGAAATGATAATAGACGAAGACGGCACAGAGGAAAATGAAATTTGGTTTGTGGGAGAATTGAAGTAA
- a CDS encoding DUF2716 domain-containing protein, with protein MDNWIPFTEQEQDVVWEVIDKMLKFSPSIRRFPGLKVPRPFITYDVSGYFEGTMGEGAYEDLEEKSLTVFQKLTDPDEYIYALDWQHECYWLNSHLPLERDEWGEWIVPIFPDGDYYFFIEKDFKWGFLGHPWERSITIFGEEVLRCFEKNKPIMFQKILRQSPNKINKKKR; from the coding sequence ATGGATAATTGGATTCCCTTCACTGAACAGGAGCAGGATGTTGTTTGGGAAGTCATTGATAAAATGCTGAAATTTAGTCCTAGTATACGTCGATTTCCAGGCTTGAAGGTACCCCGTCCTTTTATAACATATGATGTTTCAGGCTATTTTGAAGGAACGATGGGGGAAGGAGCTTATGAAGATTTAGAAGAGAAATCACTAACCGTCTTTCAGAAGCTAACAGATCCTGACGAATATATATATGCCTTAGATTGGCAGCATGAGTGCTATTGGTTAAATTCCCATCTACCCCTTGAACGAGATGAATGGGGAGAGTGGATAGTTCCCATCTTTCCGGACGGGGACTATTATTTCTTCATCGAAAAAGATTTTAAGTGGGGATTTTTAGGTCATCCGTGGGAACGAAGTATTACCATATTTGGTGAAGAGGTTTTGCGTTGTTTTGAAAAGAACAAGCCTATCATGTTCCAAAAAATTTTGCGCCAGTCTCCTAATAAAATTAATAAGAAAAAGAGGTGA